The Fulvia fulva chromosome 6, complete sequence genome includes a window with the following:
- a CDS encoding Serine/threonine-protein kinase CLA4, whose translation MANGQNTLYRPDQFMNPGPAPKPPSERPKVTLTPNVFNTPGNPNLTHMNNGSGNSIASPSQTSLGRSETSNGEMTVIRDGWAKVKEEGGGFMKVFWNDRFLVLREKQLDFLKSDKSGKVSNTIMLRDVSHVTRSDNYPFSVELTKEGNKIWILKFDSDTDVYNWMDSVYDRCPQMGGVSHPTGFSHRVHVGFDPVTGGFVGLPVEWERLLKGSALTKDDMQKNPQAVMEVLQFYTDKLQVRSDDPTRYASLTPTPSAGDNREKQLGYSTGNSVAPPRPQPPGMNRQDSYQSGMSSATDFQAGYPNSRDAADRYGAPKRADTAPSGAQTDDERRRKQEEQRRRAESERRRNEEDQERKRREQEDREYNDSLPKNKIPLAKQEVGGGYSSDTSRDASPGNGQSRYNATRPAPPAPANSKSGQSGSQLPLRNLQAQRAAPAPPGSQNGSKGPSPAKQLTANTSSPHIAKQASPSSDAKKDQPLTRKPSGSGNDHQKQPSQQVKPLNVATKQPTGQPKDAVKQAEMALTKKDPAEKSQKEVRMSAMSDAQVMDRLRSVVTLSNPLESYNKQKKIGQGASGSVYVARIRESAPSKTAKDLIAQYGPRTQVAIKQMDLRSQPRKELIVNEIIVMKESRHDNIVNFLDAFLQEETFELWVVMEFMEGGALTDVIDNNPSISEEQIATICFETCKGLIHLHAQNIIHRDIKSDNVLLSSRGAVKITDFGFCAKLTEQRSKRATMVGTPYWMAPEVVKQKEYGSKVDIWSLGIMAIEMIESEPPYLNEEPLKALYLIATNGTPRLKKPEKLSKELKAFLSVCLCVDVKSRATAEELGRHEFLQHGCSLQSLSELLRFRKGGGH comes from the exons ATGGCGAACGGACAAAACAC GCTATACAGGCCCGACCAGTTCATGAACCCTGGCCCTGCGCCGAAGCCACCATCAGAGCGTCCCAAGGTCACTCTCACCCCGAACGTCTTCAACACCCCAGGGAATCCCAACCTCACACATATGAACAATGGCTCCGGCAATTCGATAGCATCGCCCTCGCAGACATCCCTTGGTCGCTCCGAAACGAGCAACGGCGAAATGACAGTCATCAGAGACGGCTGGGCGAAGGTCAAGGAAGAAGGCGGAGGCTTCATGAAGGTGTTCTGGAACGATCGTTTTCTGGTGCTTCGGGAGAAACAGCTCGATTTCCTGAAGTCTGACAAGAGTGGCAAAGTGTCCAACACGATCATGCTGCGCGACGTATCGCACGTCACTCGCTCAGACAATTACCCCTTCAGCGTGGAGCTGACCAAGGAGGGAAACAAGATATGGATTCTGAAATTCGACTCAGACACGGACGTATACAACTGGATGGACAGTGTGTACGACAGATGTCCGCAAATGGGAGGCGTATCACACCCGACAGGCTTCTCACATCGTGTTCATGTTGGCTTCGACCCGGTCACGGGTGGATTCGTGGGACTGCCGGTGGAGTGGGAAAGGCTGCTCAAAGGCTCAGCATTGACCAAGGATGACATGCAGAAGAACCCCCAGGCCGTCATGGAAGTGCTGCAGTTCTATACGGATAAGCTCCAAGTACGAAGTGACGATCCTACACGATACGCTTCACTTACGCCCACACCAAGCGCCGGAGACAATCGCGAGAAGCAGCTGGGATACTCTACTGGCAACAGCGTTGCGCCACCAAGGCCACAGCCACCGGGGATGAACAGACAGGACAGCTATCAGAGTGGTATGAGCAGCGCGACTGACTTTCAAGCGGGTTACCCTAACTCACGAGATGCAGCTGATCGATATGGAGCGCCTAAGCGAGCAGATACCGCACCCAGCGGCGCACAGACCGACGACGAGcgacgaagaaagcaagaagAGCAGCGAAGACGCGCGGAGTCTGAGCGAAGAAGAAACGAGGAAGACCAAGAACGAAAGCGCAGGGAGCAGGAGGATCGAGAATACAATGATTCGCTACCGAAAAATAAGATTCCTCTTGCGAAGCAGGAAGTCGGAGGTGGCTATAGCTCGGATACATCGCGAGACGCAAGTCCAGGCAATGGGCAAAGCAGATACAACGCGACAAGGCCTGCACCACCAGCACCTGCAAATAGCAAGAGTGGCCAGTCTGGCAGTCAATTGCCGCTGCGGAACCTACAGGCGCAACGGGCTGCTCCAGCGCCTCCTGGGTCACAAAATGGTTCGAAAGGTCCTTCTCCTGCAAAGCAGCTCACCGCTAACACTTCTTCTCCTCACATAGCCAAACAAGCGTCACCTTCCTCAGATGCGAAGAAAGACCAGCCACTCACACGCAAGCCATCGGGCTCTGGTAATGACCACCAGAAGCAGCCCTCGCAGCAAGTCAAGCCTCTCAATGTTGCCACTAAACAGCCAACTGGCCAGCCTAAGGACGCGGTCAAGCAAGCTGAGATGGCACTAACAAAGAAAGATCCCGCCGAGAAATCACAGAAGGAAGTTCGCATGAGCGCCATGTCAGATGCCCAGGTCATGGACCGCTTACGTTCCGTGGTGACCCTGTCTAACCCTCTCGAAAGCTATAACAAGCAGAAGAAGATTGGTCAGGGTGCTTCCGGATCTGTATATGTTGCGCGCATCCGCGAGAGCGCTCCAAGCAAAACAGCAAAGGATCTTATCGCACAGTACGGCCCCAGAACACAAGTTGCGATCAAGCAGATGGATCTCAGGTCGCAGCCCAGGAAGGAGTTGATTGTCAACGAAATCATTGTCATGAAGGAAAGTCGACACGACAACATTGTAAACTTCTTGGATGCGTTTCTGCAGGAAGAGACTTTCGAACTTTGGGTTGTGATGGAGTTCATGGAGGGTGGCGCGCTGACCGATGTCATCGACAACAACCCTTCTATTTCAGAAGAGCAGATCGCGACAATATGCTTTGAG ACATGCAAGGGTCTCATCCACCTGCACGCCCAAAACATCATACACCGAGATATCAAGTCTGACAATGTCCTGCTCTCATCCCGTGGCGCGGTGAAGATTACAGATTTCGGCTTCTGTGCCAAACTCACGGAACAGCGCTCTAAGCGAGCAACAATGGTCGGAACTCCCTACTGGATGGCACCTGAAGTGGTGAAGCAAAAGGAGTACGGCAGCAAGGTCGACATCTGGTCTCTCGGCATCATGGCGATTGAGATGATAGAATCAGAACCTCCATACCTTAACGAGGAGCCGCTGAAGGCTCTTTACTTGATCGCGACAAACGGTACTCCCAGGCTGAAGAAGCCGGAGAAGCTTTCGAAGGAGCTCAAGGCCTTCCTCAGTGTCTGCTTATGCGTGGATGTTAAGAGCCGAGCAACAGCCGAGGAACTTGGCCGCCACGAATTCTTGCAGCACGGTTGCTCTCTACAGAGCTTGAGCGAGCTTCTGAGGTTCCGGAAGGGAGGCGGGCACTAG
- a CDS encoding Derlin-1 has product MWCCWRRACTLKSRSRMSRKLSKSCGRLGGSHVTWVLGRACLRLPIRLKFRKKTSLLQPLSFALTSADLLLRLNTARTDTQLHHTLIMSFQETFWAAPPISRTITAATVLISVPGHLGLYSLMWVIFLSDYILTLRQLPQIWRLVTSFFVTGPQLSLIMDPFFLYHYSSKLETGSPRFSAPGAYAFYILFVSTVILLTGGFYLGGITLLNPLSMALIYTFAQDDPNRVVQFFIVQMPAKYLPYASLAITYLMAGQYATLVQATGILAAHLYDFFDRIWPQFGGGPKLIQVPQWIQKQFAAPAGAGQGRTYGTAFAGRAGGPGQTASQNQTGSGGGWASGSSWTSRGSGRRLGGE; this is encoded by the exons ATGTGGTGCTGTTGGCGGCGTGCCTGTACTCTCAAATCTCGGAGTAGGATGTCTCGAAAGCTTTCAAAGTCGTGTGGGAGGCTTGGCGGAAGTCACGTCACGTGGGTCCTTGGTCGCGCTTGCCTCCGACTGCCGATCCGCCTCAAATTTAGAAAGAAGACAAGTTTGCTTCAACCACTTTCTTTCGCCCTCACGAGCGCAGATCTTCTGCTGCGTCTCAACACCGCCAGAACTGATACACAACTCCATCACACACTCATCATGTCTTTCCAGGAAACATTTTGGGCGGCGCCGCCGATCTCGAG AACCATCACAGCCGCGACCGTTCTCATTTCAGTACCTGGCCACTTGGGACTCTATAGTCTGATGTGGGTCATCTTCCTCTCGGACTACATCCTCACCCTCAGACAGCTGCCACAGATATGGCGTCTCGTGACCAGCTTCTTCGTCACCGGACCGCAACTGTCCTTGATAATGGACCCGTTCTTCCTATACCACTACAGCAGCAAGCTTGAGACTGGCTCACCACGGTTCAGCGCACCAGGCGCCTACGCCTTCTACATCCTGTTCGTGTCGACTGTCATCTTG CTCACTGGAGGTTTCTACCTCGGCGGCATCACGCTGCTCAACCCACTGAGCATGGCACTCATCTACACCTTCGCACAAGATGATCCGAACAGAGTTGTCCAGTTCTTCATCGTGCAGATGCCGGCGAAGTACCTACCCTACGCATCGCTCGCCATCACATACCTCATGGCTGGCCAGTACGCCACCTTGGTTCAGGCCACCGGTATCTTGGCAGCTCATCTCTATGACTTCTTCGACCGCATATGGCCACAGTTTGGCGGCGGACCGAAGCTCATCCAGGTGCCGCAATGGATTCAGAAGCAATTCGCTGCACCTGCTGGAGCCGGTCAAGGACGAACCTACGGTACTGCCTTTGCTGGCAGAGCTGGGGGTCCTGGCCAGACTGCTTCACAGAACCAGACTGGAAGCGGAGGTGGATGGGCAAGTGGCTCGTCATGGACCAGCAGAGGTAGTGGTCGACGACTCGGAGGAGAATGA